The stretch of DNA CAACTAAGTCACCACCCTGCTCAGACTTAACAGCCTCATGAACAGTAATGACATCAGCAGGATGATTGTCGCCAACTAAACGCTGAATGACCTTATAGATCAGAGCATGTTCAGGACGATAGAAATCTTTATCAGTTAACACCCCGCCCAGGCGATCCCAGGCTGTGTTGTCGATCAGTAGACCGCCGAGCAAAGATTGCTCGGCTTCTACAGAATGCGGCGGTACTTTTAAAGCCTGCAGGGCTGGATCCCCAGAACCCATCATGCCAGGATTTGACATAAGGGAGCGTGAGCGGGATTCAGCCATGAGGCTAGATTACAGATCTAAAACTTACGCTTGCTCACCAACTACACGGATAGTGATGTCAGCCACTACATCGGTATGAACAGCTACCGCTACAGGGTGATCACCAACCATCTTCAACGGGCCAGTAGGCATACGTACAGAAGCTTTTTCAATTACAAAGCCTTTGGCTTTCAAAGCATCAGCGATGTCATGATTGGTTACAGAACCAAACAAACGACCGTCAACACCCGCTTTTTGACCGATTTCGAGAACCAAGTCCTTGAGCTTTGTGCCAACCGCTTGCGCAGCAGCCAACTTCTCAGCAGCCAATTTTTCCAACTCAGCGCGACGTACTGCGAAGTCAGCGATAGCTGTTTCAGTGGCACGACGAGCTTTGCGTTGCGGGATTAGGAAATTGCGAGCGTAACCGTCTTTAACACGAACGATGTCACCGAGGTTGCCCAGGTTAATTACTTTTTCTAAAAGAATGATTTGCATTGAGGGCTCCCAATTATTTCTTGTGTTGATCGGAGAATGGCAACAAAGCCAAGTAACGAGCACGCTTGATAGCAGTGTCTAACTGACGCTGATATTTAGCTTTTGTGCCTGTCAAACGTGCAGGAGTGATCTTGGCGTTCTCGCCAATGAAGTCCTTCAACGTGTCTACATCTTTGTAGTCAATCTGCTCTACGCCAGCAACAGTGAAACGGCAATAACGCTTACGCTTGAACAATGGGTTCTGGGCTGGTTTCTTTTTGAAATCGGGTTTCTTTCCAAACGCCATGATGATTTCCTTTTTAATTTTTCAATTGAATATTGGTGATATGGAAAACCAGTCTTTGATTACGTAGAGTCTTGGGTGCTAAGAATCCTTCAAACACTGCCTTGGCCCCTAAATCCATTTGCTCTAAGCCCTTTTGTATCGGACCAATTGCTATGGCTTCAACACTCATCTGAATTTTCCTAGCCACTCCTACCTCGTTTACTTCGCCGCTATGTTCTAGCTGGCAATGCATCACCGGTATTCCTGCTGGTGTAAATCGAATCGCGTCTTTAGATACCAAGAATGCAGTTAGGGTGAAATGATTCAACGCCACTCCGTCACTCTGATACGTTTTCTAGTCTGTGTATTCCTCTTCAAATTTCTAACTTAAACCGCTGCTACAGGAGCGTCGGATTGAGCTGATTTGCGCGCTTCTTCACGTTGCACTTCTTTCATCATGATGGAAGGCTCTGTTTCAGCTTTCTTTGTCTTGATGATGAGGTGACGCAAAACAGCATCGTTAAATTTGAATGCATGCTCGAGCTCGTCCAGAGTTTTCTGGTCGCACTCAATATTCATACAAACGTAATGGGCTTTAGCAAGTTTGTCGATCATGTAAGCCATCTGACGACGACCCCAATCTTCCATGCGGTGAATTTTGCCGCCAGCAGCAGCTAATGTCGCTTTATAGCGATCAATCATCGCAGGCACTTGCTCGCTTTGGTCCGGATGGACGATAAAGACGATTTCATAATGACGCATCTAACACTCCTTAAGGATAAAGTCACCTGAGCATCTTGCTAACTTCCGATGGTTTTAAAGTTAGCGCCAGTGTGACAAGGTAGTAACAAATTGTAGGTAAAACTAACTACACATATTTACAGCTTTTAAATACTTACTTAATTTCTGGTAAGTCCGCCATTCTAGCAAAAAAATCCTGCCAAGTCAGGGGTTTACCGGCTTTATTTGCCTGCTTTGCAGCATTTAACGCTAATTGAAGTGCAATTCTGGCTCTAGGCGCAGTCAGAGACCCGGAGGCACAGCATCCAAGCTTATCTAACTCAGGAATGTTTCGCAAAGTAGCCCCGGCACCTGTTCTCGTCGTCCTCGCCAATGCAATGCCCTGAAGCATCGCCCGGTCCAAAGGCTCGATCCAGCCATCATGAAAGCCACCGTGCCCCGAACCAGCAAGAACAAAGCCTTGGACGGCACTACTAAGCCAATGCGCAACGGTTTCAGGACGAGCACCCGCATGACTAGTCAGAATCTCCACCCAAGGCCACTCGCCCTCCTGCGGAATAGGCAAATCTTCATTCCAGGTTGCCTGCACGGCCTTCACGCCAGATAACCAAGATGGATTAATCAGGCCTACCGAACTCGATGGGGCATTTTGTAATGGTGCATTCAAAGCCGTAGCGTGGCGCTTAGCTAAATCCATTGCCATACATCCACGCCCATCCATCACCGCATAAACGCCACCAGGACAGTTATCAATAGGTGTGGAAGCCCAGCGCAAGGCATCCAATAGATTTGAGGGTCCATCAGCTCCAGGTACATTACTCGGGAGCATGGCTCCAGTCAAAATAACCCTCTTAGACTGAGTATGCGCTAACTTGCCACACGTTGCCTGCAAAAATAAGCCTGTTTCTTCAATCGTATCAGTGCCGTGGGTAATCACAATTCCCTTTACAGCAGCATCTAATAGGGCCTCCTTTACAGCAAGTCCTAGATTAGTCAGGTGAGCCTCGGTCAGATTGCGACTATTAATATTCGCCAACTGACGTGAAACCAGATTGACCCCCACAGGGACCACCGACTGAATCTGAGCCACTAGGGCGTCAACCCCGACTAAACCAGCTTCATATTGAAGGGGACTGTCTTCAGGATTGGGGGCGAGACCTGCAATGGTGCCGCCCATACCTAAAATCAGAATATGGGGTGTATTTGCAGAAATATTAGATTTTGAGCTCATTCCTCCATTATCCGCCCTCAAATTGCTTGAATATTCAAAAAGTGCTGTATACAATCCCAGTATGGACATAAATACAGTTGATTTTCCAGAGGAGCTGACTGCCCTCCCCAAACTCACCTCACGTCAAAGTGAGATTTTGGAATTAATTACCAAGGCCATTGATGAAAGCGGCTCTCCCCCTACTCGCGCTGAAATTGCAATGCAACTCGGTTTTGCTTCTGCCAACGCTGCTGAAGAGCACTTACGCGCCTTAGCAAAAAAAGGATATATCGAACTGACACCGGGAACATCCCGCGGCATTCGTATTCCACAACGATTTAATCAAACGCACAATCCTAATAAATATCGTCAGATGTCGTTGCCCTCTGGCGCTCTTCAGCAACTCACATTGCCACTTATTGGTCGTGTTGCCGCAGGTTCTCCCATCATGGCTGTTGAGCACATTGAAAAACAAATACCAATTGATCCAAGCTTGTTTAGCAAAGGTGCTGATTACTTACTGAAGGTGGTTGGTATGAGTATGCGCGATGCTGGCATTCTGGATGGCGACTATCTTGCAGTACGGAAAACTTCAGAGGTTCGTAACGGCGATATTGTGGTTGCGCGTTTAGATGATGAAGTCACAGTAAAACGTTGGAACCAAAAGAAAACTGCGGATGGCATGGTAATTGAATTGCAAGCTGAAAACCCAGACTTCAAAAATATTTTAGTAGATAGACGTCAACCGAACTTTGCGGTTGAAGGTCATGCTGTTGGCCTCATTAGGGCTGGCGGACTATAAGCCCCGCCCCGTTAAGCAAAAGGCCTCGTTTAGAGGCCTTTTTCTATTGCTAGGCGATATAACTATTTTTATTTCTTAGTTGGCGCAACTACGTTTGCGTTCTTTGGTGATGCAGTGATAGTGATGATTGTCTTTGGGCCAGTAAATGGACCTTCATTTAGCTCTACTGTTGAGGTGCGATCACCTTTGGTAAAAACCAAAATACTGGTTTTTGATTTCACTGCACTCACAGTAGTCCAACCTGCTCTAGGGTATTCAGCTTGGAAGAATGCGTAAATATCCGTTGGGGTTTGCACACCAGATAAAACTACGCGTCCTACCCAGTTATCGCCGCGACCAATAATCAGTGAATCAGAGCCCACAATTTTTGATGCTGCAGGCAATGGCATATCACCCAAAAGCTGAGACTGAATTTCTTGAACTTCACTAGGCGTACCTGTTGGAGAGTCGCCAGAAGATGCGCATCCACCCAGCAGAGTGGATAAGACTAAGCAAAGCGTACTAAATTTTAGAGTTTGAAATGTCATTGTTTACCTTGATAGCCCAAAGTGATTAACGCATAAGAGCTTACAACATTTGTAAGTATCTTAGGCTACACGATTGATTCGTCAACTCAAATTCTGGAGGCGCGTGAGGGAATCGAACCCCCGTACGAAGCTTTGCAGGCTCCTGCCTAACCACTCGGCCAACGCGCCATATGCTTGAATCAAAAATGGGAAGCTTTTTTAGGGCTTCCCATCGAACTTGGAGCGGGAAAGGAGGTTCGAACTCCCGACCTATACCTTGGCAAGGTATCGCTCTACCAGCTGAGCTATTCCCGCATAACAGGGCAACAGTTTAGCAAACAATTTGAGAGAACGCATTATTCATTAGGAAGGTCGTCCATTAGCGGGGCTGATGTTTTGACTAGACCCTTATCAGCAATGGGTTTGTGGATATTACTTAGCTTTCTCAACTATCTGAGGCAAAGCCTTTTTCATGTAATAAAACATGGACCAAAGCGTCAAAAAGGATGCAATCCAAATCAACCAAGTACCAACTTGTGCGCAATTAAGCCAACCAAATATGGTGTCGTTTAACAATAAAAATGGAATTGCTACAAGTTGAGCCGTAGTCTTTAGCTTGCCGACCATATGCACAGCAACGCTTTTCCCAGCGCCTAAGAGCGCCATCCACTCCCTTAATGCGGAGATGGTAATTTCACGTCCAATGATGATGAGGGCAACCCAAACCTGAACGCGGTCCATGTTCAGGAGAACCAACAATGCAGCGGCAACAATCAACTTGTCTGCTACCGGGTCTAAGAATTGACCAAATGCTGACTCTTGTTTCATTTTGCGAGCTAAGAAGCCATCTAACCAATCAGTCACAGCAGCAAAGATAAAAATCACTGTAGCTGTGAGATTCTTATCAAAGGGAGTAAGCCAGCTATTAGGTAAATAGAACACTGCAACGACAAGCGGAATTGCGGCAACACGCAACCAGGTCAGGGCAATAGGTAAATTAAACGGCATTATTCAAGCATAAACTAATGTGGGCTTACTGGGTAATCAATGGAGTTGTCTATAAATTAGCTCTGCTAATGCAGTGGATATCCCCTCTACGCTGGAGAGTTCTTCGATAGTGGCATTAGAAACGCCACGCAAACCTCCAAAACGGGCTAGTAATTTTTGACGGCGTTTTGCTCCAATCCCCTCAATCTCTTCTAGTTGAGAAACTGTTCTGGCTTTTGCTCGTTTAGCACGCATGCCCGTAATGGCAAAGCGATGTGCCTCATCTCGGATTTGCGCAACTAATAACAAAGCTGCGCTATCAATACCGAGTTCAAGCGATTTACGTCCATCCGCAAAAATAAGCGTCTCGAGACCTACCTTGCGCCCCTCCCCTTTAGCAACCCCAACAATCAAGCTGATGTCCATACCAAATTCAGAAAGAACTTGTCTTGCCATCTCAACCTGACCTTTGCCACCGTCAATCAAAATCACTTGTGGCATCTTCTCAACCGGGAGCTCTTGGAAGTTTGCATAACGGCGTTGTAGGACCTGACGCATTGCAGCGTAGTCATCACCCGGTGTAATGTCATTGATATTAAAACGACGGTATTCACTAGACTGCATCGCATTTTTGGAATACACCACACAAGAAGCTTGTGTAGCCTCACCAGAAGTATGGCTAATGTCAAAACACTCAATACGTAACTGCTCGAGACTTTCCAATTCCAAAGCCAAAACATCAGCTAGCGCTCGCGCTCTTGCTAGTTGTCCACCAGTCTCGACCAAACGCTTTGCAATTGCAATCTTGGCATTACCTTCAGCCATCGCCAGCCAATGTCGTCTCTGGCCTTGTGGCTGATGCAGGAAAGTAATGCGCTTACCGGCTTGCGCATTGAGTAAGTCATGCAAGCCTTCTGGGGCTGATTGCTCGGAAATATCCTCAGCACTTTCTTCCGGCGCCGCAATATCATCAACCAACTTTCTTAAAGGATGATTCAGAATCAACACCGGTGGAATTAAATTGGTAGTCGCCTCGCCATCACCTGACTTCTCCTCTAGGTAATGCTGCGCAATAAAGGCTTCTAAAATTTCTGCGGGTGGTGGCAACTCTCCAGAACTTGAACGCAAGCCTTTAGGGAAATAGGCTCGATCACCTAAATGGCGTCCGCCCCGAATCATTGCTAAATTGACACAAACCACGCCTTCCATTTGAGCTACAGCGATGACGTCAACATCACCCTCACCATCAGCAACGGTATCCATCGACTGCTGCTGTAAGACGCTAGAAAGATCTGCAATACGATCTCTTAGTACCGCAGCCATTTCAAATTCCATAGCATCGCTATAGGCATGCATCTTTTTTTCAAGCTCAGAAAGCACGCGACCATGATCACCCTCCAAAAAACGAGTTGCCTGAGCTACGTCCTGACCATATTGATCTGCGCTCAGACGACCAACACAAGGTGCACTACAGCGATGAATTTGATGCAGCAAACAAGGACGGCTACGGTTTTTGAACACTGAGTCTTCGCAAGTCCGCAGACGAAAAACTTTTTGCAAAATCTGCACGCTATTACGTACTGCCCATGAATTCGGGAATGGTCCAAAGTAGTGATTGCGCTTATCTGTTTTTCCTCGATAAGAGGCTAGACGTGGAAACTGGTGTCCCGTCAACATCACATAAGGATAGGACTTATCATCTCGGAAGAGAATATTGAATGGAGGAGCTAACTCCTTAATTAAATTATTCTCTAGAATTAAAGCTTCTGTTTCTGAGCGTGTTACTGTAGTTTCATAGCGGGCAATTTTTCCCACCATCAGCTCTATCCGTGGTGAAAGCAGAGTTCGCTGGAAGTAACTAGATACCCGCTTTTTGAGGTTGCGCGCTTTTCCGACATACAGAATATGCCCCGCCTCATCAAAGAAGCGATATACCCCCGGCAATCCGGGTAGCCGTTTAACATCCTGCTGAAGGGTTTCAAAAAGCGAATTGCTCATGCGTTGGGATATTTTCTGTCAAATCGTAGACAACTATGGTGATGCCGGTGTTTGCTGGCGCCTAGCAAGAAGCTTAACAAGTCTTCATGGCCAAGACGTGCGCATTTTCTGTGATGATCTGCCAACCCTTAATTTACTCGCTTC from Polynucleobacter duraquae encodes:
- the priB gene encoding primosomal replication protein N; the encoded protein is MNHFTLTAFLVSKDAIRFTPAGIPVMHCQLEHSGEVNEVGVARKIQMSVEAIAIGPIQKGLEQMDLGAKAVFEGFLAPKTLRNQRLVFHITNIQLKN
- the uvrC gene encoding excinuclease ABC subunit UvrC, yielding MSNSLFETLQQDVKRLPGLPGVYRFFDEAGHILYVGKARNLKKRVSSYFQRTLLSPRIELMVGKIARYETTVTRSETEALILENNLIKELAPPFNILFRDDKSYPYVMLTGHQFPRLASYRGKTDKRNHYFGPFPNSWAVRNSVQILQKVFRLRTCEDSVFKNRSRPCLLHQIHRCSAPCVGRLSADQYGQDVAQATRFLEGDHGRVLSELEKKMHAYSDAMEFEMAAVLRDRIADLSSVLQQQSMDTVADGEGDVDVIAVAQMEGVVCVNLAMIRGGRHLGDRAYFPKGLRSSSGELPPPAEILEAFIAQHYLEEKSGDGEATTNLIPPVLILNHPLRKLVDDIAAPEESAEDISEQSAPEGLHDLLNAQAGKRITFLHQPQGQRRHWLAMAEGNAKIAIAKRLVETGGQLARARALADVLALELESLEQLRIECFDISHTSGEATQASCVVYSKNAMQSSEYRRFNINDITPGDDYAAMRQVLQRRYANFQELPVEKMPQVILIDGGKGQVEMARQVLSEFGMDISLIVGVAKGEGRKVGLETLIFADGRKSLELGIDSAALLLVAQIRDEAHRFAITGMRAKRAKARTVSQLEEIEGIGAKRRQKLLARFGGLRGVSNATIEELSSVEGISTALAELIYRQLH
- the lexA gene encoding transcriptional repressor LexA, producing the protein MDINTVDFPEELTALPKLTSRQSEILELITKAIDESGSPPTRAEIAMQLGFASANAAEEHLRALAKKGYIELTPGTSRGIRIPQRFNQTHNPNKYRQMSLPSGALQQLTLPLIGRVAAGSPIMAVEHIEKQIPIDPSLFSKGADYLLKVVGMSMRDAGILDGDYLAVRKTSEVRNGDIVVARLDDEVTVKRWNQKKTADGMVIELQAENPDFKNILVDRRQPNFAVEGHAVGLIRAGGL
- the pgsA gene encoding CDP-diacylglycerol--glycerol-3-phosphate 3-phosphatidyltransferase; protein product: MPFNLPIALTWLRVAAIPLVVAVFYLPNSWLTPFDKNLTATVIFIFAAVTDWLDGFLARKMKQESAFGQFLDPVADKLIVAAALLVLLNMDRVQVWVALIIIGREITISALREWMALLGAGKSVAVHMVGKLKTTAQLVAIPFLLLNDTIFGWLNCAQVGTWLIWIASFLTLWSMFYYMKKALPQIVEKAK
- a CDS encoding asparaginase, with translation MSSKSNISANTPHILILGMGGTIAGLAPNPEDSPLQYEAGLVGVDALVAQIQSVVPVGVNLVSRQLANINSRNLTEAHLTNLGLAVKEALLDAAVKGIVITHGTDTIEETGLFLQATCGKLAHTQSKRVILTGAMLPSNVPGADGPSNLLDALRWASTPIDNCPGGVYAVMDGRGCMAMDLAKRHATALNAPLQNAPSSSVGLINPSWLSGVKAVQATWNEDLPIPQEGEWPWVEILTSHAGARPETVAHWLSSAVQGFVLAGSGHGGFHDGWIEPLDRAMLQGIALARTTRTGAGATLRNIPELDKLGCCASGSLTAPRARIALQLALNAAKQANKAGKPLTWQDFFARMADLPEIK
- the rpsF gene encoding 30S ribosomal protein S6, coding for MRHYEIVFIVHPDQSEQVPAMIDRYKATLAAAGGKIHRMEDWGRRQMAYMIDKLAKAHYVCMNIECDQKTLDELEHAFKFNDAVLRHLIIKTKKAETEPSIMMKEVQREEARKSAQSDAPVAAV
- the rplI gene encoding 50S ribosomal protein L9 produces the protein MQIILLEKVINLGNLGDIVRVKDGYARNFLIPQRKARRATETAIADFAVRRAELEKLAAEKLAAAQAVGTKLKDLVLEIGQKAGVDGRLFGSVTNHDIADALKAKGFVIEKASVRMPTGPLKMVGDHPVAVAVHTDVVADITIRVVGEQA
- the rpsR gene encoding 30S ribosomal protein S18 gives rise to the protein MAFGKKPDFKKKPAQNPLFKRKRYCRFTVAGVEQIDYKDVDTLKDFIGENAKITPARLTGTKAKYQRQLDTAIKRARYLALLPFSDQHKK